A window from Candidatus Lokiarchaeota archaeon encodes these proteins:
- a CDS encoding CPBP family intramembrane metalloprotease: MWSSQEEEQAVEEEKARDTAATERKKSIGHKIMAVLEVIIVRHVIYTLIAMGLLLFMYGTLDPEPFPLEASYIVGSLWFVIPALMIFGLRRKPSNYGITTEKAPESIDLAFSAFPYFLLTFAGYVTLMIGGWSYLEPLGALLMTGIFLLSTFLVARLISTKYNAFDEMKLPKEKHRNNVVVLIILLMFPILLAVALDSLSVAVLHTVIWQFIFSGFGEEIFFRGYIQSRLNQVFGRPYEWKSIQFGLGLFITAALFAISHMFSIAGFLIGDFTVDWWYGTFTFVGGILFGLLREKTGSIVASGTLHGLEAAGEGIAAVFG, from the coding sequence ATGTGGAGCTCGCAAGAGGAGGAACAGGCTGTGGAGGAAGAGAAAGCAAGGGATACAGCAGCAACTGAGAGAAAGAAATCAATCGGCCACAAAATAATGGCGGTACTTGAGGTCATCATCGTAAGACATGTCATCTACACCTTAATAGCAATGGGTCTTTTGTTGTTCATGTATGGAACTCTCGACCCAGAGCCGTTTCCGCTTGAGGCATCGTATATTGTGGGGTCACTCTGGTTTGTAATCCCAGCTCTCATGATATTCGGGCTAAGAAGAAAACCTTCCAACTACGGAATAACCACAGAAAAGGCACCAGAGAGCATAGACCTTGCATTCAGTGCTTTTCCCTACTTCCTTCTGACCTTTGCAGGATATGTAACCCTCATGATAGGCGGATGGTCATACCTTGAACCTTTGGGGGCCCTACTGATGACTGGTATCTTCCTGCTTTCCACCTTCCTTGTTGCCAGACTGATTTCTACCAAGTATAACGCCTTTGACGAGATGAAGCTACCAAAGGAAAAGCATAGGAACAATGTGGTTGTCCTGATCATCCTCCTGATGTTCCCAATCCTATTGGCGGTCGCATTGGATAGCCTATCCGTAGCAGTCCTCCATACGGTAATCTGGCAATTCATCTTCTCAGGTTTCGGTGAGGAAATCTTCTTCCGAGGATATATCCAATCTCGACTGAATCAGGTCTTTGGACGCCCATATGAGTGGAAAAGCATCCAATTTGGTCTTGGGTTATTCATCACAGCTGCATTGTTTGCAATCAGTCACATGTTCAGTATCGCAGGCTTCCTGATAGGTGACTTCACCGTGGATTGGTGGTATGGCACTTTCACATTCGTGGGAGGAATCCTCTTTGGATTACTTCGTGAGAAGACGGGTTCGATTGTTGCATCTGGAACGCTTCACGGTCTAGAGGCTGCTGGAGAAGGAATAGCAGCTGTCTTTGGATAA
- a CDS encoding ABC transporter substrate-binding protein, whose protein sequence is MGEENMNKTKLISASISMLLLVSICLPALLVRPAAAQDEEPIKIGVFAPFTTAGLSFYAPWTQQGFELGMVYATSEMGYENENKTQAGRPYEIIYYDTKGSPTEAASLVTSAIETDGIDIIVGGTYSSVAAAIAPIAEEYEKLYFISPAADTTLTAENFNPYIFRIARNNWHDAYAGVTYAMDYLNYTDFAFLAADYSFGYSGVQSMTEVIEEKGGNVRSIQYAPLTANDFSPYIFNLQDADDTYDIEYLFVIWAGDFSFLYEDLETYDLAADMEISGACIDILSMNVIEDSLTPPATYEGSTGLCLYGYELPDNDVNDWMVEQHVERNIMPNGAFGLTYRVPELFTASGFATAQFLVNVTNAVPDLNTDDMIMHLEQGLTIDCPKGPTYLRPEDHQGLAEMYIAEAWKDDRSGSETEGFIIAKHVETLDRFTVAPPVASNYTPMTTTAPPAPIPIDPLVVGVVAVVAVVALVVIFWIGKSRGA, encoded by the coding sequence ATGGGAGAAGAGAATATGAACAAGACTAAACTGATTTCTGCTTCTATTTCGATGCTCTTGTTAGTATCTATATGTCTACCTGCTCTCCTTGTAAGACCAGCTGCTGCACAAGACGAAGAGCCTATAAAAATAGGCGTCTTTGCACCTTTCACAACTGCTGGCCTTTCATTTTATGCACCATGGACACAGCAAGGCTTCGAACTAGGAATGGTCTATGCCACATCGGAGATGGGGTATGAAAACGAGAATAAGACTCAAGCAGGTCGGCCCTATGAAATCATATACTATGATACAAAGGGTTCACCGACCGAAGCAGCATCGCTTGTGACATCCGCAATCGAAACAGATGGCATTGATATAATCGTTGGAGGAACCTATAGTAGCGTTGCCGCAGCAATCGCTCCTATTGCCGAAGAGTACGAGAAATTGTATTTCATAAGTCCGGCTGCTGATACCACACTAACTGCGGAGAACTTCAATCCGTATATATTCCGCATTGCGAGGAATAACTGGCATGACGCCTATGCAGGTGTGACTTATGCAATGGACTATCTCAACTACACGGACTTTGCTTTCTTGGCTGCTGACTATTCCTTCGGGTATAGTGGCGTCCAATCAATGACGGAAGTAATAGAGGAGAAAGGTGGTAATGTGCGAAGCATTCAGTATGCACCGCTTACAGCCAATGACTTCTCGCCGTACATCTTCAATCTCCAGGATGCCGATGACACATATGATATCGAATATCTGTTTGTGATCTGGGCTGGTGACTTCTCATTTCTGTATGAAGATTTGGAGACTTATGATCTTGCGGCAGACATGGAAATCTCTGGAGCATGCATTGATATCCTGTCTATGAACGTTATTGAGGATAGTTTGACCCCTCCTGCGACCTATGAGGGTTCTACTGGTCTCTGCCTGTATGGTTATGAGCTGCCAGATAACGATGTCAACGACTGGATGGTAGAACAACACGTCGAAAGGAACATCATGCCCAATGGAGCTTTCGGATTGACGTATCGTGTTCCCGAGCTATTCACTGCAAGCGGGTTTGCCACGGCGCAATTCTTGGTGAACGTGACCAATGCAGTTCCTGATCTCAATACTGATGACATGATTATGCATCTGGAGCAGGGACTCACCATCGATTGTCCGAAAGGCCCAACATATCTCCGGCCAGAGGATCATCAGGGACTTGCGGAGATGTACATTGCCGAAGCATGGAAGGACGATCGATCCGGATCTGAAACAGAAGGTTTCATTATTGCGAAGCATGTTGAGACCCTTGACAGATTCACCGTTGCACCTCCAGTGGCATCTAACTATACGCCTATGACTACTACTGCTCCGCCAGCCCCAATACCGATTGACCCACTGGTTGTCGGTGTGGTTGCGGTTGTTGCTGTAGTGGCATTAGTTGTCATATTTTGGATAGGAAAATCCAGGGGGGCCTAG
- a CDS encoding alpha/beta fold hydrolase: MPISNVNGMDFYYEIHGEGEPVVFGNGIFSNTLGWVNQLPAFSKHHQVILYDMRGQGQSDKPEGEYTFEMHADDQMILLENLGISKVHHVGISYGAELGLVFALKYPDAVRSLVACSAVSEIGPLLRDMCLLWRYACEVEDPEMFYRATVPLNFAEPFISEQTEILEKAKERYKTLDFPALVRLLDAFLMLDITDRLSEISVPTCIIAGEQDILKPAYPYSQLIHDRIPDSEMTIIPDSGHAVTFEQPDEFNSICLGFLRKISE; the protein is encoded by the coding sequence ATGCCTATTAGCAATGTGAATGGAATGGATTTCTACTATGAAATCCATGGTGAAGGTGAACCTGTTGTTTTTGGTAATGGTATCTTCTCAAACACTCTAGGCTGGGTAAACCAGCTTCCTGCTTTCTCTAAGCACCATCAAGTCATACTCTATGATATGCGTGGGCAAGGACAGAGCGATAAACCGGAGGGAGAGTATACCTTCGAAATGCACGCAGATGACCAGATGATTCTTCTTGAGAATCTAGGTATATCCAAGGTTCATCATGTTGGGATTAGTTATGGAGCTGAATTGGGGTTGGTTTTTGCATTGAAATACCCCGACGCGGTTAGGAGCCTTGTGGCCTGTAGTGCTGTTTCGGAGATTGGTCCTTTGCTCCGTGATATGTGTCTGTTATGGCGTTATGCATGCGAGGTCGAGGACCCTGAGATGTTCTATCGGGCGACTGTACCACTTAATTTCGCAGAACCATTCATCAGTGAACAAACTGAAATCCTTGAAAAGGCCAAGGAGCGCTACAAAACACTGGATTTTCCCGCACTTGTGCGACTACTTGATGCGTTTCTGATGCTTGATATCACGGATCGATTGTCTGAAATCAGCGTACCGACTTGTATTATTGCCGGCGAGCAAGACATCCTGAAGCCAGCCTATCCGTATTCTCAGCTGATTCACGACAGAATTCCTGATTCAGAAATGACCATTATTCCTGATTCTGGCCACGCAGTTACTTTTGAGCAACCTGATGAATTCAATAGCATTTGTCTTGGCTTTCTTCGAAAGATTTCGGAATGA
- a CDS encoding AMP-binding protein, which translates to MNLREGMYVANQFDYLSKREVYSPEDEAIFDVGSGTRYTYREFNRRANQVANCLHENIGFKKGDRLCILAHNSLEYWETFFGCQKCGGIFSPLNWRLVARELTNLVNDLAPSVLCYDANTADVVPELQEATDVDFWISLDETEPKLDGALNYQDVVENAPITPPEVVDISYDDAMGIMYTGGTTGLPKGAMITYRHVAFNTLNTIRDILPGDIYINHLPLFHVGGLYVYAIPLFILGGKIVQMGRWDVQTVIELINTERPDFFFAVPTQYRMLMNTPNFESIDFGSVRFLTSGGEALPLDIIKTFRNTHGVKFKQGFGMTEVGPSCFALDPWHAVEKIGSIGTPNFFIDAKVVDPKTGKECGANETGELLFKGPTVTTGYWNRPELNEELLDEDGWFRTGDIVYFDHEGFFYVVDRVKDMFISGGENVYPREIEKLLEEHPKIGEVQVIGVPHPKWGEVGRALVIPKSGQDVTEDEILDFCKGKLAKFKIPKSVVFMESFEPYISGAGKILKRKLREDFGEEED; encoded by the coding sequence TTGAATCTCCGCGAAGGGATGTATGTGGCAAACCAGTTTGATTATCTATCCAAGCGAGAAGTATACTCTCCTGAAGATGAAGCTATCTTCGATGTTGGCAGTGGAACGAGATACACTTACAGAGAGTTCAACAGGCGAGCAAATCAAGTTGCCAACTGCCTGCACGAGAATATAGGATTCAAGAAAGGCGATCGACTCTGTATATTGGCACACAATAGCTTGGAATACTGGGAAACCTTCTTTGGCTGTCAGAAGTGTGGTGGTATCTTCAGCCCTCTTAACTGGCGTCTTGTGGCCAGAGAACTAACGAATCTTGTCAATGACCTTGCACCATCTGTTCTTTGCTATGACGCAAATACAGCTGATGTTGTACCTGAGCTACAAGAGGCGACGGATGTAGATTTTTGGATTTCGCTGGATGAAACTGAACCTAAACTGGATGGGGCTTTGAACTACCAAGATGTCGTGGAAAATGCACCAATCACCCCTCCTGAGGTTGTAGACATCTCCTATGACGATGCTATGGGTATTATGTACACAGGGGGAACAACGGGGCTACCGAAGGGAGCTATGATTACCTATCGTCATGTAGCATTCAACACCCTGAACACTATTCGTGATATCCTTCCTGGTGATATCTACATTAACCATCTACCCCTCTTTCATGTTGGCGGATTATACGTCTATGCCATACCTCTCTTCATTCTTGGCGGAAAAATAGTACAGATGGGCCGATGGGATGTACAGACAGTAATAGAACTCATCAATACTGAAAGACCCGATTTCTTCTTTGCTGTCCCTACCCAGTATAGAATGCTAATGAATACCCCCAACTTCGAGTCAATCGATTTCGGTAGTGTTCGGTTCCTGACATCCGGAGGAGAAGCCCTCCCGTTGGATATTATCAAGACCTTCAGAAATACACACGGCGTCAAGTTCAAGCAAGGTTTTGGGATGACAGAAGTTGGACCTAGTTGTTTCGCTCTTGATCCGTGGCATGCAGTAGAGAAAATCGGCAGCATTGGCACCCCCAATTTCTTCATAGATGCAAAAGTGGTTGATCCCAAAACGGGGAAGGAATGTGGCGCAAATGAGACCGGTGAACTCTTGTTCAAAGGTCCCACGGTCACAACAGGATACTGGAATAGGCCAGAACTGAACGAGGAGCTCTTAGATGAGGATGGCTGGTTCAGGACCGGAGATATTGTCTACTTTGATCATGAAGGCTTCTTCTATGTTGTAGATCGAGTTAAGGACATGTTCATCTCCGGTGGGGAAAATGTCTATCCTCGGGAGATTGAAAAATTGCTGGAAGAACATCCCAAAATTGGCGAAGTGCAGGTTATTGGAGTTCCGCATCCGAAATGGGGTGAAGTGGGACGTGCTCTTGTTATTCCCAAATCGGGTCAAGACGTCACAGAGGATGAGATACTGGATTTCTGCAAGGGGAAACTTGCAAAGTTCAAAATACCGAAATCTGTAGTTTTTATGGAGAGCTTCGAACCCTATATTTCGGGAGCTGGGAAAATCTTGAAACGAAAACTGCGGGAAGATTTCGGGGAGGAGGAAGATTAG
- a CDS encoding beta-ketoacyl-ACP synthase 3 yields MGRSALITGLGMYVPKKIVTNQEIEDMLDRPGTGEWLVENVGIKERRVMAEDETTSDLALHASREALENADVSPDDLDLIILGTDTPDYLSPATSVVLQYKLGAKNAGTFDVNCACAGFVTSLDVGSRYIQTDRTLESVLVVGAYGMTKFVDWTDHYTCTMFADGAGAVVLEPSDEREGIITSKLIADGSYYDHVGVYVGGTAEPPTIEAIENKQHHLAFRKRFPADTNLQHWPGLTRECVLKANLTLEDIDWFFFTQINIRTIEAVMEELGIPLGKTHTVMDKWGYTGSACIALAMYDAVDQGKLPPPGHGNGEYIALCSSGGGFNMAAAVLRWW; encoded by the coding sequence ATGGGGCGTTCGGCGTTGATTACTGGTTTAGGTATGTATGTGCCTAAGAAGATTGTAACAAATCAAGAAATAGAAGATATGCTCGATCGCCCGGGGACAGGGGAATGGTTAGTAGAGAATGTTGGTATCAAAGAACGCCGCGTTATGGCTGAGGATGAAACCACGTCCGATCTTGCTCTCCATGCAAGCCGCGAAGCACTAGAGAATGCAGATGTGAGCCCGGACGACCTTGATTTAATCATACTTGGTACTGACACGCCCGATTACCTCTCCCCGGCAACATCAGTCGTACTTCAGTACAAGCTGGGTGCTAAGAATGCTGGAACCTTTGATGTCAATTGCGCCTGCGCAGGATTTGTCACCTCTCTGGATGTTGGGTCTCGATACATACAGACTGATCGCACATTGGAGTCGGTTTTGGTTGTTGGAGCATATGGGATGACCAAATTCGTTGACTGGACGGATCACTACACATGCACGATGTTTGCTGATGGCGCAGGAGCTGTAGTTTTGGAACCCAGTGACGAACGCGAGGGAATCATCACCTCGAAACTAATCGCGGATGGCTCCTATTATGACCATGTGGGGGTCTACGTTGGAGGAACTGCTGAACCACCCACGATTGAAGCCATTGAAAACAAACAACACCACCTTGCCTTTCGCAAGCGTTTCCCAGCAGATACCAATCTTCAGCACTGGCCTGGTTTGACGAGAGAGTGCGTGCTAAAGGCCAATCTGACCCTTGAGGATATTGATTGGTTCTTTTTTACACAGATAAACATCCGTACCATCGAGGCTGTTATGGAAGAGCTTGGTATACCCCTCGGTAAGACCCACACGGTCATGGACAAATGGGGCTATACAGGCTCTGCATGTATTGCACTCGCTATGTACGATGCCGTTGATCAAGGGAAACTCCCTCCTCCAGGCCATGGCAATGGAGAATACATAGCATTGTGTTCATCGGGTGGAGGATTCAACATGGCAGCGGCCGTGTTAAGATGGTGGTAA
- a CDS encoding alpha/beta fold hydrolase, whose protein sequence is MIILPYETVGDVDIYYEVHGPSDVPPLICIEGWGYSLWMWFRQIPTFKEKYRCVVFDNRGVGRSSMPDYPYTMEMFANDTIGLMDALDIPRAHILGISMGGFIAQQVAISYPEKVRSLILGSTSFAGPNSISADDKTQALMFASPTETLSKEQAMEMRYSVTFSSDFYEENKPLVEQIIEWREKRPQPLYARGHQASATLGLNLEPEVEEISCPVLVIHGDSDLIVPPKNAEMLADALPQAKLVLIKDGPHLSFIEYYEKFNEEVLNFLDAVEDGSYTPESKGEVV, encoded by the coding sequence GTGATTATTTTGCCGTATGAGACAGTAGGTGACGTAGATATCTACTACGAAGTTCATGGACCATCTGATGTTCCACCACTTATCTGCATAGAGGGCTGGGGCTATTCCCTCTGGATGTGGTTTCGACAAATTCCTACTTTCAAAGAAAAATACAGGTGTGTCGTCTTTGATAATCGAGGAGTAGGCAGAAGCTCGATGCCCGATTATCCGTATACCATGGAGATGTTTGCTAACGATACCATTGGTCTGATGGACGCATTGGATATCCCACGTGCACATATTCTTGGAATCTCGATGGGCGGCTTTATTGCACAGCAGGTGGCCATTTCGTATCCTGAGAAGGTTCGAAGTTTGATTCTTGGTTCAACTAGTTTCGCCGGCCCGAATTCTATCTCTGCTGATGACAAGACGCAAGCCCTGATGTTTGCCAGTCCAACTGAAACGCTATCAAAAGAGCAGGCCATGGAAATGCGCTATAGCGTCACTTTCAGTTCGGACTTTTATGAAGAAAACAAACCTCTCGTAGAGCAAATCATAGAATGGCGGGAAAAACGTCCTCAGCCCCTGTACGCGCGGGGACATCAAGCTTCTGCAACATTGGGTCTCAATCTTGAGCCAGAAGTTGAGGAGATATCCTGTCCAGTACTTGTCATTCATGGCGACAGCGATCTTATTGTTCCACCAAAAAATGCAGAGATGCTGGCTGATGCTCTTCCACAAGCGAAGTTGGTGCTCATAAAAGATGGCCCCCACTTGAGCTTCATTGAATACTATGAGAAATTCAATGAGGAAGTGCTGAACTTCCTTGATGCAGTTGAAGATGGTTCATATACTCCTGAATCCAAGGGGGAGGTAGTCTAG
- a CDS encoding ATP-binding cassette domain-containing protein: MTNLLEIQDAHVYIGSFYILQGISLVVPKGEVTLLLGRNGAGKTTAMKTILGLYPPKEGKVMFKGENISSLPTHEIVQKGIGYVPDTRRIFGSLTVEQNLIVSMRKDGLEEGMEERLEFIFDLFPDMEGFFKQKAGTLSGGQQQMLAVARALMNDNDLLLIDEPTEGLSPLLARNLIEALDRLKEFATILLVEQNFMTVSELGDNYYIFDNGKIVQEGNNMTELIEDKDLIAQYLGVSI, encoded by the coding sequence ATGACAAACTTGCTTGAAATACAAGATGCACACGTGTACATCGGTTCATTCTACATTTTGCAGGGCATATCATTAGTTGTACCCAAGGGAGAAGTCACCCTCTTGCTGGGGCGGAATGGAGCCGGCAAGACAACAGCGATGAAGACGATTCTGGGCTTATATCCTCCTAAAGAGGGAAAGGTCATGTTCAAAGGCGAGAACATATCCAGTCTGCCCACACATGAAATAGTACAGAAGGGTATTGGCTACGTTCCTGACACTAGAAGAATATTCGGATCACTAACTGTTGAACAAAACCTGATTGTATCAATGCGAAAGGACGGCCTTGAAGAAGGCATGGAGGAACGACTGGAATTCATTTTCGATTTGTTTCCTGATATGGAGGGCTTCTTCAAGCAAAAAGCAGGCACTCTTTCTGGAGGTCAACAGCAGATGCTGGCAGTGGCTCGGGCATTGATGAATGATAATGACCTGTTACTCATAGATGAACCCACAGAAGGTCTGAGCCCTCTTCTTGCGAGGAATCTTATCGAAGCACTTGACAGACTAAAGGAGTTCGCAACTATACTGTTGGTAGAACAGAACTTCATGACCGTGTCCGAATTGGGCGACAATTACTACATTTTTGACAATGGCAAGATTGTACAAGAGGGCAATAACATGACCGAGTTGATCGAAGACAAGGACCTGATAGCCCAATACTTGGGTGTGAGCATATGA
- a CDS encoding ATP-binding cassette domain-containing protein: MLTTSGLTKNFGGLIAVNDVSIAVERGSIKAIIGPNGSGKTTLFNLITGALSPSSGKVYFEGQDITRTSMHQRARKGISRSYQITNIFPHQTAFENIRLAVQGCSGARVNFFGILKKAGSFDHFHERVIEIATIVGLDPARLYVPAALIPHAEQRKLEIAMALATEPRLLLLDEPAAGMSIEEIPEVIDAILRVKDSYGDDLTLLVVEHKMDIVMRLSEEIIALAEGKIIAKGTPDEIREDERVLTAYLGDTNDKLA; this comes from the coding sequence ATTCTTACTACAAGTGGGTTGACCAAGAATTTTGGCGGACTGATTGCCGTTAACGATGTCAGTATTGCTGTCGAGCGAGGTTCAATAAAGGCGATTATTGGCCCCAATGGGTCAGGAAAAACCACGTTGTTCAATCTAATTACAGGTGCTCTGTCCCCATCATCTGGGAAGGTCTATTTTGAAGGTCAAGACATCACAAGAACTTCAATGCATCAAAGGGCACGAAAGGGGATTTCGCGTTCTTATCAAATCACGAACATTTTTCCCCATCAGACAGCTTTTGAGAATATTCGTTTAGCAGTTCAGGGTTGTAGTGGAGCTAGGGTGAACTTCTTTGGCATACTGAAAAAGGCCGGTTCTTTCGACCACTTTCATGAAAGAGTCATTGAGATAGCCACCATTGTGGGTTTGGACCCTGCGAGGCTCTATGTTCCTGCTGCTTTGATTCCGCATGCTGAGCAGAGAAAGCTCGAGATTGCTATGGCGCTTGCAACCGAACCGAGACTACTCTTACTCGACGAACCTGCTGCTGGGATGTCAATTGAAGAAATCCCTGAAGTAATTGATGCGATTCTCCGGGTAAAGGATTCGTATGGGGATGATCTCACATTGCTAGTTGTTGAGCATAAGATGGACATCGTCATGCGACTCAGCGAAGAAATAATCGCTCTGGCAGAAGGGAAGATAATTGCGAAAGGCACTCCAGACGAGATTCGAGAAGATGAACGAGTATTGACAGCTTACCTTGGTGATACAAATGACAAACTTGCTTGA